Part of the Oryzias melastigma strain HK-1 linkage group LG24, ASM292280v2, whole genome shotgun sequence genome, ACCTCCTCCTGAGAACATCATAAATGTTCGAACACTCTAACATTTGCTCttatgtttgtgtattttggatttatttccTCTTACAAATCTAAAAGATTACGTTTTtgtaattattgattttatcaatattatcaattttctaaaaaatgtaagtcttttgttttatatttgtagatttttcctatttttcaaacattctactgctttttatttaaatatttgtaattttttttgtggttcaatcctgtttttctcctttgatGTAAAGCAGGTTCAACATTAAtggacaaataaagtttttttttattgccattCAACTTTTACTCCACcaatttgttttctcttctgATGAGAGATTTGAAATCCAAAATAGTGGGagtcaaaaatgtaagtatGTTTAGTGTGTGTCTATACATGTGTGTGCACACAGACGTGCTTTTTTGTGTTACATATTAGGACCCTCTTTTTCATACATAGGACTGGTATTGAAAGAGGAAAGGCAGTTTTGTTGCTCCTGGAGATATTTAGGAATAAGATAAAACCATAGACACCAAATGGAGGGAAATTCACAAAACAATATGAAATAATGttctaaataaacacaattaagTCTTTTAAACAAGAGTTTTGCTTACTCAAAACAATTGACCAATAACATCTACTTAAAGTTAAACTCcatgaaataaaccaaaatacaaattaaaaatcctGAACCCCCCAGGAGGGGTGGTTGAGTTCTTCCACTGAGCATCAGCATAAATAGCCGATTCACAATCAGCTGAATaagaaactaaattaaaaaaatgtattaaaacaagTACGGTAACAGAACCAACACAAAAGTGACCACATACAGTATGTGTGGTACATAAAGTTAATCCTGTTGAACTAATTACTGTGCGTTGCAAATTATTATTACATACAACAGAGTTCCACATCATTTGATAGgttctaaagaactgaaaatggtcatttgttAAATCTGCTGGATTGGAGGTTATATTTACTGAAATCTAAATCTATTCcaatcaaaaacatcttcataggtcaagtttaatttgaacataGGACCCTTCAATATGTTCTGCCTTGTAATggttttagcagctgctctcttaacccttgtgctctcatagccatgtttacattaaaagtggggtcatctggaccccaaaagacagcgcactgaacttttttttccaacgattttttttcctcacttgtgtccgtggcagatataaaatcctgtccacctttgtcatgggagggatcacacatcaaaataaaagtggggtcatctgaaccccataagagagcacaaaggTAAATAAGTCGTATTTAACCTTCCTCGTTCTGCCTTTATCTGCACAAACCCGTGTGTGTCTGAATCAGCCACAAGTCTCTTCATAGTATGATGATCACGCTGAAGTTTtcctaaaatatcaaaatttttCATATCTTGCACAAAACATTTGACTATTTTGCACTTTTCAGCAGCAgatatcttttttctttcacatattgcttgaaaatgttggtctgcTTAATAATGTGGAACGTCCCTCTTTAGtagattttcctttaattgaactCACCTAGAAAACTGGTGTGATCAGCTGACGTTCTTGACTTTTCTCCAGTCAAGAACCATGACTTCAGACTTAGTGGTGCTAACCCTAATCTCAGCTCGAGGTCCTGGCTTGATGAAGCCAACacgacaacatcatctgcaaagagcagagacaATCCTATGATCCCCAAACTAGATCCCCTCTGGGCCCTGGCAGCGCCCAGAAATTCTCTatattaaaactataaatagaGCCAGTAATAAAGGGTAGTCTTACATGCACCAGGAACAGACTCACTGGACCTCCCTCCCAGAGCACTCTCCACAGGAGACTAcaccttctccaaatccacaaaacatatatggactggatgagaaaactcccacaaaccctccagcaccctaaAAAgagtgtagagctggtccaccgTTCCATGACTAGGACAGAAACCGAACTATTGTTCCTGAATCTGAGGTTTGACTATTGAATGAACTCTCCTCTTCAGTACCCTGGGTTACACTTTCCCAAGGAGTCCTTGGTAGGTGAAACACACCCTCCAGTTCCCCTTCTTGAAAAAGGGAACCAACACCCCtatgccagtccagtggtactgCTCCGgactgccacgcaatgctgcagagaggTGTTagccaagacactcctacaGCATCCAAAGACTTGAGGTACTGGAGCCTTGCCACTGAGGAGCTCGtcgactacctcagtgacctcagcttgggttaTGGACAAGGCCACCCCAAAGTCCTCAGCATCTACTTCCTCTAGAGAAGGTGTGTCAGGAGGATTGAGGAGATTCTTGAGGTATTCCTTGCACCGCACGAAAATGTCCCCTGTCGAAGTCAACAGTTCCACACTTGCACTGAAAACAGTGCCGGCAAAAAACTGCTTTCCCTTCCTAGGGCGCTGGACGGTTTTCCAGAACCTCTACCGATAGTCCGTCTCCATTGTGTTACCGAACTCCTCCCAGGACTGAGATTTTGCCTCCACGACAGCCTGGGCCGCAGCTTGCTTagactgccggtacctgtcatcATTCtgtggagtcccacaagccagccaggatTGATGAGACTccagcttgacggcatcccttacttctggtgtccaccaccgggtttgGGGATTGCCACCAcaacaggcaccagagaccatGTGCTGAGGCACTAAGAACAGAAAAAGGGATTTTGCAGCCGTGGCAGATCCAAAAGCACTGATCCTAGTTTGCAGGGAGATGTAAGACTTTTCCCTCCCCATCTAAAGAGCTTCCTCACTGCTGACTGCTTGTGAGAGACTtcaatttttttgctgtttactTCTGGGGTAGAAAAACAGAGATCAGAGTGTTTAGAGATACAAGTGTAGAAtcatctgatccaggtaataGATAGGCAGCAAAGGGTGTGTGTGCGCTGATGGGTTGCGTGGAAACTGCATTCCCCTGAAGCATGTCCAGTGTTACCGCGGGTTCCCACGACAAGATTTACAGCTCCAGTGCGACCACCtgagtctttacgtaactttaaaagaaagAGAGGAACCTCCACTGCATATGATCACGTCCAACCTCAGCAATCTGGAATCTCCGGTGTCCCTAATCCATTTCGTTGGGTTCAAACTTTCGCCATACGCCAGAAGTGAGTCGcaacactttttgtgaagttggggctattaacaACCTAAATCGTAATAAATGGTGGGTTATTGCTTGAACCTTTGTGAGTTCTGAGTTTTGCGAGGTCGGTAGCAGAGcgtgtggctgcagccatctCGTAGCTAATGGAGGTAATCTGCcatagctagaccgctcccatgtcgcacctgagctgtaaccCATGGGAGCCCTCAGCTTTGGTGGGGCAGTGGTCATCTGCACGGCATTTTAGAAGAAGTTTTTATTGATCATGGTGGTCATGCTTTGAACGCTGAAGTTTCTCTCCAGCAGCTGGCTTAAATCCTGCAgtttctcttcatgtttgaaTGTCCTCTCTCATCATCCTCGTGCTGAGGTGCTACCTCTGAATCCTTTCTGTGAAGCGGAGCCTCTCAGCTGTGCCTAAAGTTTACTGATCTAGATGTGTACTCCTCCTTCCAGAGAAGTGACTGGTAGtttgtcctcctcctccaagaAGTGTTCAACAGTTCAGAGAGCACTgctgggtcctgctgaggggagCACAGCAATCCGAGCGCACACAGGCCTTCATCTTGATATTACTGAAACACTAGTTTGGCGTTAAATTTCTACCTAAAATCTCCCACAAGCAAATATCAAACTCCACAAACTccaattcattttctaagagttcctctttttgtgttttcctcaccCCTTGATggaaaacttttcttaaaaaaataatttaaaggttCATTAtgtgtttccttcatttttgagtttttaaaaatgggaacatcaaaaatgatttgttttactaCAGTAGCTTAGAAagtgatgaataaataaaatagtcctttttccccctcttttaattttttgttttaatttgaaaaacaaatgatacacGAGTATTTCAGGAAAAGCTCCATGAGTTCACAGTCCTCCAGGAGGGAGAACTAGTTTTGGGATTGTAAGAGCTGTAAGAACTTTTGCAGATGAGCAGGAGAGGTATAAACAGAATTGTTTTGtcccttatttttatttcactaacCATCTTTTATCACTAAAAACTTCAATAGAACACTtgtgtgaagtagctttaataaacaagtaaaaatagagcaaatataaactaggaaaaaaataatattttcttattatgtaagtgataattagtcatgtgataaagtttagtgactttagctttaacatctttagagctattgaatatttttaaccaaatgggATTCCTgtcttcatttaaaattattaaaaataaattatgactttgttttagcataacatttgaTGATGAGAGTTCatgcccaatgaggcaaattgaatttgtgatattgggctatataaataaaattgaattgaattgaattgaatgacAAGCtcatatcattattagttttcatttatgagtttttctttttttaagattatgtgatTCTttagacatcacattttcggttttatgaTCACagtagttcatttttttaacttttatttctttgtcagataaataaaacaggcatatcaaaggacagttCAGGtcttaaggagttaaatcacggcactagcatgtagcagttagcagctgctgtttaccCTTTTGTCTGTCTgagcttcacatttaaaaaaaacagaaactatatctttttctgttgaaatgcttttagaggttgttgtttgtgttagtacaaaccaacagagacacctgctgtcattttaaatcgttttttttaaaaaagttattgatcctggaagtctgaatctgtgatctcctagctagcttgactgaattgtttacGTTAGCCTTATGCTTGAGCtactgctgttttctgctgcgttttccaggaacaacattttgtgatcttttcatgagaTGCAGATTTATAGTGGAAtatttatctggaataataagattgaaatataaataagaataaatgaaatatcccaTCCTGATCGGAAGACAAGGTCCGCTTTCAACCACGTGATGGAACCATTTCCGAttacgtgatcggatcgggacatccctaattgatacacattcacacacacaccagtgGATCCACTACTCGGTACTAGCAAGTTGTAGCTCAGAACTAGCAAGGTGTAGCGAATACAGTGGCTGGCAAGTGTTTGTTTATATATGCAGATTCAGCCTCTTCCTGTGGAGTGAGCACAGAAGCTGAAACATGTTCCAAGCTTATCATGTTCCAAAATAAAGAGATGTCTGAACAACAGTGGTGTTTGAGGCACCTTGACAGGCGATAATTCATCCTCAACTCTTAAGAACCTCAGGAAAAACAGCGACTCTGATTCCTGTTCACATATGGAAACAAGTGATGGCAGCATTTCCACAACACGAGTCCATGTATGTTTAATGAGCACAGCTGAGACAGTGACATATCAAAAGATCCAAACATCCTCCTGGTTCAGAGTCCATGTGGAACCGGCTGTCCTCTGATCCATCCTGGAAGAGGAGCGAGCATTCGGATGTTGATAAACTCCTTCATATCTCAACGCTTAGAGTCCAATGACGGAGCTTGATCTTCACAGAATCTCATAAAACCTCACAGTCCAGAACCTGATGATGGAGCCAGATTGGAAACAAAGTAGTCCTTTAGACCTGAAAAGCAATCAAAAGGATCCGGATCACTTGGACTTGAACACAGAATCCCAGTCTATTGGTTCTGAGGCAGAAGCCGCTTGCGAGGTCTTTGGGATGGCTGGGAAGAAGGTCTGCATCTTCTGCCTGAACTCTGCGGCCTGAGAGGAACACAAGAGCGTCAGGGAAAGAAAAACTCACACCGATtcagttcattctggaggtTCGTCTTCAACCGTAACCAGAAAAAGGGGAAGTGGACGTACGCTGTGCACACCCAGGGCCTTCCACGCTGTGATGCTGAGCAGACCAACGCCACACCAGGCCAGCAGGGAGCCCCAACCCAGCGCTCGGAGCGCCAGAGAGGCGCCGCTATCTTGCGCTGCCATGCCCTGCAGACAGATCAAAGCATCACATGACCACCCACGGCTACAGAGACCGTCGCCTTGACGACGGCACGGAGACCTCACCTTACTGAACCACTTTGGACTCTTCTTTTTGGCCATCGCTACTGTGGAGCCAAAACCAGCGATCATCCCCGCAGAGGCTGCCATAGTCAGGAACACCGCGCCTGCGCAGACAGCTGCATGAGCACAGACAGACATGCCCCCTTCTGCCCACTATCTGCAGTTTGGAGGGTGAAGAATGTGTGCAACCAGTctgttattaatatttatgagTTTCTCTTGAGTTGAAGTTCCAGATTTTTATAAGAAGCATGCTTGTTACAGGAGTGATGACGTCCTCATCTTAATGCATAATGACTTCCGGTTTATGGGTACAGACCGGCAAAACGGAGAATTGAACACtgttgaacacatttttacttaaataataaaaggtaaccttactaatttcaacagaaaaatttacaataattatttgatgaatgtcctgctgaactgtattttcatttcctgtctgagatcgttcacaaatctaaatataaatttgaataatccttcaatatttgaggttttattgaaaatatcgacctttcctgtgagcagatattattctaacaggttctatttaGCTTAAAGTTATTCTCACGTGTTTTAAGTGCgattcagcacaaaaactgatggaaattcatgttggacaGGTGTAATagaagatgcacattgctgcaagTTGGCCGTGCGTGTTTTAAAGGCGCCCAAGACTAAATGTAGTTGATGTAACaagaggtatttgttgtttttcggggtattttaagggggaatttttaaaaataggaaatttCTGTCATAATTGGTTAGgttgccttttattatttacataaaattgctttaagcattgttcagctgtcagttttgccgttctaaaccacAATATATAACAGGAAGTCACTCTGTGCAATCAccgttttgtgtgacgtcatatgaaaagggtctattgtaACGCATAATTtgtataataattattttataaatgtcctacctaaCAGTATTGGGTTTCCTCTGTTAGATCAAAAACTACTGAAATGAGTCTATAACCCCACATTTCCAAGATACGAACGTCACCATCTTGGAACCAGacgacagcgattagtccgagtcacATTTCTATTGCAACTACGGTCACCAATAACTGCTTACTAacgttgtctggttccaaaatggtaTTACcgtgaaaaaaatggcaactgaattgacttaattttgttggaaccgGAGTTCAAGCATTTAGTGTTTCAAATAAGGTCCTTTATGTTAACCAGTTTGTAAGTTGATGGTTTTTAAGTCATATGTGCTAATATTTATAGCCATGTTGAAGTGATGCGTTAACTCTGGTCAGTTTTTGCTTGTTTAGTCAGAGTTCATCACTATTTAACTCGTGGATTAATGgtcaaaaaagtacaaaaagatgCTTTTAGTCAGTGCAAATAtaaacttttgttgtttaagTGAGTTTgcttttccttcagtttttttttattcataaattaacCAAGTTAatcacagaaatgaaaaactttaaCGTGTTGTTGTTTTCAATTTAAACACAAAGATCGTAACAGAAACCCTATTTCAGTCGTCAACTGTGTTAACATGTCCTCAGTGTTTGGTGGCTGCACCGCCCCCTTTCGGTTTGGAATAAAATTGCAACAACGAAAACGTGACCTCAAATAAATCCGAACTACAGAGACGCGTGCACGCTGCTGCTATAGTTTACCTTTGGGGGGACAGCCTTACCTGGGCACACATGACTCACCTGACAGCGTCCGCATGTCGGTTTCTCCATCGTTGACTGGTCTTTTTTCCGACTCCGTGCTCCCGTCTTCTTCTACAATCGGCATGGTGATGTTGTCCGTCTGCATAAACACACCGGTCAGAAACAAATCAACTAGGAACGAAAATACTCcgagtttttaagaaaaaataaataactaaataaataaaaataatatatatatatatatatatatatatatatatatatatatatatatatatatatatattatcgtACGAATTTAATGCAAAGCgaattttttcaaagaaaaaaaataggctttaagggcaatttagagtcaatGCCTCAGACTTTTGGTTGACAGTGTATTTGAATTTgaactacaagtttttttgtttaaaatattaacaactGTGATTAAAAACATTCTAATCCAATAAAAGTATTCacaatggatttttttctcataaataccACAAATAATATGTTCAGTTTTTCATTATAGGGTGGTATCAAGCTGACTGTTTCTAAACAGGGACTTGTCTTCATCTTGAGTGTCTGAGTATTCGAGCAGATCCTAAAACTTTTAGGATCAGAGTTTAAGTCTCCTTAAAGtaaacacacaacaaacacagaGGGACTAAATTTCAACAATATCTGAGACAACTGAGCGTGTTTACATTCCCACAAACATTGGATAACAGAGTAATCtgatatttgtaaaaacaaactacaGCTTTCCAAAAGCACTGGAGATTAAGGAAGCAAAAAGACCAAGCATTCCCTCTACTGCGATGGGGCCCCTGGGTTGGGGGCGCTCAAGCCCAACACTGGGAGGGACTGCccttatgaaacaaaaatatattgcaatatagtGGAAATATATATACTGCcaatatattaagaaatatatatgAGACTCAtatctttttaatatattgcaATTTATGGATGGTCAacctatacacacacacacacacacacacacacatatatatatatatatacatatatttcaGTAGAGCAATATGTCACAATATATGGATTGGTATATGTCACTATAAGAAAACGGTAATAGAGTGTTTCAATATACTGATAAATACTGCTTCCACATATggaatatactgtaaatatattgtaaatataACTTCCAGCAAGCAGGAGATGTCCTCTCAGGGCTCCAcccgccaattttaactgcaccctttacACACACCCTTTAAACCTCAACAATCTACACTCAACATACACTAATACAtccacacaaatacacaaaaacacacattacacAAGGAAGGTGAGACTTCTGatcttctgtcccctaccccatccctggtgGGGTGCGCCCTATCTCCCCCAGGCACCTGCGAGGGATCCCAGAGTTCTCTGGCAGGACTATGAGCTGGTGGTCACATCCCGtctgagcctgggggtgtcTGTGCCTCTGTGGTGCTGGTTCTGGTCCTTGCCCTTGAGTACTGGGCCTCTCAGAAATTCGACCTGCGGGTGAGTCTGTTCGGCACAAGTTTACAACCCTCTTTGGGAACCCTGGCTTCTTTTGGACATACTCCTCCATCTGGCTGGACTTGGGCTTGCATTCTCTGAGCGCCTGTGCCTCCTGGCCCAGTTCTGGGTTGCTGATGGGATTGTACGGCGCGCTGACATTCTCGTTGCCATGGGTGTTGGGGGGCAGCAATGATGATAAACCTCTAGCAGCCTGTTACATTATGATTCTACCCTCCACTTCTGCAATCAACCTCAAACTTCATTAACCCCTTTTGTCCATCTTTCTTTTACACCGTGtctcttcttttctctttggtctaaaaaaggggaaaaaaggatagaaacaaaatctaaatacatttgtagtcacacaaaatgttttaataaaacaaaagcacaaataatCAATATTATTAGTGAACATGAGCAAATACTTATAAGATCAAACAGAGACATTAAAACTAAAGAAcaactaagaaaaaataaaggaacacaAAAACTAATCGGtgtaaaaatagattaaaagacaatttatagtgttttatttataggtttatgcttttgtaaaattattttacattggTTATGTTCACTTTTTTACTCTGAATAGCCCttaaattttgtttattaataaacaaccaaaactaatgattttgttttagatcTATTCCAGcgaaaattaattatttaacttATCAGCTAGACCCCCTCGCCGATAAGAGGCGCTGTAATATTGTCGTGGTCAGCGCGCCTGCGCGCCTGCGCAGGAAGGACATTTGCCCGGAAGCAGTTGTCGTGTTTACCCCACCAGCTTTGACTGTAGTCGGAACAAACTGATTAAATGTCTGATTTGAGAGGGAAATCCGTACAGCTGGGGCTCAAACCGGGTGAGCGAAGGTTTTGACTTTGTAAAGGCTCAGAATCTCACAGAAACCAAACAGAAGAGCGAAGTTTTCCTTCAAAAGCGCGGAGAAGACAGGCGCCGATCCTGAGCTCAGATCACTGCGCCATTGTTCTGCATGGGAAATTTCCACcataaaaactcattaaaatatttagaatccCCCGATTTCAATTATGTCATGTGATTAGTAGCTGCACCGCACCGATGGTTGTTTTGTAGAACACGTTTGGTTAAATGTATTCTCTTTAAAACGCCCCTAGATGACTAAGAGGAAAGCGCGGCGGCGGGAAAACGCCAACAAGTCTTTCTAAATGAGTTGTCGTTAATTCATGTTTccgttttttatttaaaataattgtatatGTCATTCTGTTATGGTTTATCTATACTCATAAGATCGTAAATTgacaataaatcaacattttaacaCAGCGTTCTCTCTACAAATCATAAATGTGTCATTCAAACGTTTTCAGttgtcattttaagtttttatatcAGTTAAGTAAAttcgcttttattttttttaattgtttggtATTATTACGAcgtttaaattttagttttgtaaCCTGTTTAAAATCCGTTTCGTAACTTCAAACGTTAGAATTTCCCGCTGTAGTTACCTACCACGTGACTTCGGTTCTCTACTCTGATTGGCTGCCACAGTACGCCTCTTTAAAGAGACTCGACAAGTCGGGTTCCTATTGGCTCAGTCTGTTCACGCGccaacatttcaataaaaaggGCGAACCGCTTTCAGAGAGCGCTTCATTCTTCTCTGCTGCTTGTGTCTGCTCCTTGGCGCCGTGCTTTTCCGCTTAACGCgcgctatttttttaatttgtgctctttttttccctccttttgtGAAGTCAACATGCTGTCCACGCGCTCCCCTCTCTCAGTGAAGACTGACAACAGCTTAAATGTGAAGATGAGCGACATGGCGCTGAACAAAGAGAACACGGTAGGTGCAGCGTCACTCCGCGTCcgtctgctctgctgctgcttcttaaCCGGTCTTTGTCTTCTCCAGCCGCCCAGTCTAAACAGCAGCCGCGTGCTGGGGTCCAAAGCGGCGCGAAAGATTTTTAATGACGCGGTAAGTCTGAAAAATCGTGTTTAGCAATTAATGTACAGTGCTGTATTTCCTGCTCATAAAGATGCATTAGGAGCATCTCATAATAAATCACATC contains:
- the tmem242 gene encoding transmembrane protein 242 → MQTDNITMPIVEEDGSTESEKRPVNDGETDMRTLSGAVFLTMAASAGMIAGFGSTVAMAKKKSPKWFSKGMAAQDSGASLALRALGWGSLLAWCGVGLLSITAWKALGVHSAAEFRQKMQTFFPAIPKTSQAASASEPIDWDSVFKSK